One part of the uncultured Bacteroides sp. genome encodes these proteins:
- a CDS encoding aldo/keto reductase produces MGKIDKKNIDRRNFLKLLGGGAAVSTAAFYGCKPGNKTPTGVASVLHVPTDKMTYRLNPKTGEKVSLLGYGCMRLPTKPTADGQKELIDQEEVNKSVDYALAHGVNYYDTSPMYVQGMSEHAIGIALSRHPRNKYFVATKMSNFDPKTKSKEASIEMYHNSFKELHVDYVDYYLLHALGADDDYKERYINNGILDFLLKEREAGRIRNLGWSFHGDQSFFDYMLSLDIKWDFVQIQLNYVDWKHPQGMGVSAEYLYGKLVKRNIPVVVMEPLLGGRLSKLNDHLVAQLKQRQPEVSVASWAFRFAGSLPEVLTVLSGMTYMEHLQDNIITYSSFKPLTDDDKAMLEETAEMILKYPTVPCTGCNYCMPCPYGLDIPGIFAHYNRCLNEGNVPKSSQDENYSKARNIFLVGYDRSVPGLRQANHCVGCSKCVEHCPQSIKIPKEMERIDQFVEQLKQGTI; encoded by the coding sequence ATGGGGAAGATAGACAAGAAAAACATAGACCGTAGAAATTTTCTGAAGCTGCTTGGTGGTGGAGCCGCAGTTTCTACAGCGGCATTTTACGGATGTAAACCTGGCAATAAAACACCAACAGGAGTAGCAAGTGTATTGCATGTACCTACCGATAAAATGACCTATCGTTTGAATCCTAAAACCGGTGAAAAGGTTTCGCTGCTGGGATATGGCTGCATGAGATTGCCAACAAAGCCAACAGCTGACGGCCAAAAGGAATTGATAGATCAGGAAGAGGTAAATAAGTCTGTTGATTATGCGCTTGCTCATGGGGTGAATTATTATGATACGTCTCCAATGTATGTTCAGGGTATGTCGGAACATGCTATCGGTATTGCACTGAGCCGCCATCCCCGGAATAAATATTTTGTAGCTACTAAAATGTCGAACTTTGATCCAAAAACAAAAAGCAAAGAGGCCTCTATTGAAATGTATCATAACTCCTTTAAGGAATTACACGTAGATTATGTGGATTATTATCTGCTCCATGCTTTGGGGGCTGATGATGATTATAAAGAACGCTACATAAATAATGGTATACTCGACTTTCTGTTGAAAGAAAGAGAGGCTGGGCGTATACGCAATCTGGGGTGGTCGTTTCACGGCGATCAAAGTTTTTTCGATTATATGCTTTCACTGGATATAAAATGGGATTTTGTACAAATTCAGCTTAATTATGTAGACTGGAAACATCCTCAGGGAATGGGGGTGAGTGCAGAATATCTGTACGGGAAATTGGTGAAACGTAATATTCCGGTGGTGGTTATGGAACCGTTGTTGGGTGGACGCCTGTCTAAACTGAACGATCATCTGGTAGCTCAGCTTAAACAGAGACAACCGGAAGTAAGTGTGGCTTCGTGGGCTTTCCGTTTTGCCGGTTCATTGCCGGAAGTGCTGACTGTTTTAAGTGGTATGACTTATATGGAACATTTGCAGGATAATATAATTACTTATTCGTCTTTTAAGCCACTTACAGATGATGACAAGGCGATGCTTGAAGAAACTGCTGAGATGATACTGAAATACCCGACTGTTCCTTGTACCGGGTGTAATTATTGTATGCCATGCCCTTATGGTCTGGATATTCCGGGAATTTTTGCACACTATAACCGATGCCTGAACGAAGGCAATGTTCCGAAAAGTTCGCAGGATGAGAATTATAGTAAGGCTCGTAATATATTTCTTGTTGGATATGACCGGAGTGTGCCAGGACTGAGACAGGCTAACCATTGTGTTGGTTGCAGCAAATGTGTAGAACATTGTCCGCAAAGCATTAAAATTCCTAAGGAAATGGAACGAATTGATCAATTTGTAGAACAATTGAAACAGGGAACTATTTAG
- a CDS encoding 4Fe-4S dicluster domain-containing protein: MLRKIRIAAAIICFTLITLLFLDFTGTLHHWFGWLAKIQFLPALLALNIGIILALIVLTFALGRIYCSVICPLGVFQDAISWIAGKRKKNRFVYSPAISWLRYGVLALFIIALIAGIGSFVQLLAPYSSYGRIASNLFAPLYQWGNNLLAYWAERMDSYAFYSVDVWMKGTLTLGIAVVTFVILAILAWRSGRTYCNTICPVGTVLGFLSKYSFFKPAIDTEKCNGCGVCARNCKASCINSKEHKIDYSRCVTCMDCVDKCRQGAIRYVPRQKEESLTDKQTIENIDKSGVSRRNFLSVTALLTSATALKAQKIKVDGGLAVIEDKKIPNRSTPITPAGSQSARNLAQHCTACQLCVSVCPNQVLRPSDNLEKLMQPEMSYERGYCRPECTRCSDICPTGAIRSVTKADKSAIQIGHAVWIKKNCVVSRDGVECGNCARHCPVGAIQMIPIDAKNKDSLKIPAVNTERCIGCGACENLCPARPFSAIYVEGHEIHRTV, from the coding sequence ATGTTACGAAAAATTAGAATAGCGGCCGCTATTATTTGCTTTACTCTAATAACTTTGTTATTCCTTGATTTTACAGGAACATTGCATCATTGGTTTGGCTGGTTGGCCAAAATTCAGTTTCTACCCGCTTTATTGGCATTAAATATCGGAATAATACTGGCTCTAATTGTGCTCACATTTGCTTTGGGGAGGATATATTGCTCTGTGATTTGTCCGCTTGGCGTATTTCAGGATGCAATTTCCTGGATAGCCGGAAAACGGAAAAAGAATCGTTTTGTCTATTCACCGGCTATTTCCTGGTTGCGATATGGGGTTCTGGCATTATTTATTATAGCTTTAATTGCAGGTATAGGTTCTTTTGTTCAGTTACTGGCACCTTATAGTTCTTACGGGCGTATAGCTTCTAATTTGTTTGCTCCTTTGTATCAATGGGGTAACAATCTTTTGGCTTATTGGGCAGAACGGATGGATAGTTATGCATTTTATTCGGTTGACGTATGGATGAAAGGTACACTAACCTTAGGTATTGCTGTTGTTACGTTTGTAATACTTGCAATTTTGGCATGGCGTAGCGGCAGGACTTATTGCAATACCATTTGTCCGGTTGGAACGGTATTGGGCTTTTTATCTAAATATTCATTCTTCAAACCGGCAATTGATACCGAAAAATGCAATGGATGCGGAGTGTGTGCCCGTAATTGTAAGGCTTCGTGCATAAATTCCAAAGAACACAAGATTGATTACAGTCGCTGCGTTACATGTATGGATTGTGTTGATAAATGCAGGCAAGGAGCCATCAGGTATGTACCTCGGCAAAAGGAAGAGTCTCTGACAGATAAGCAAACAATAGAAAATATCGATAAGTCGGGCGTTTCACGTCGTAATTTTCTGTCGGTAACGGCATTGCTCACTTCAGCAACTGCACTGAAAGCTCAAAAGATAAAGGTTGATGGAGGATTAGCTGTTATAGAAGATAAAAAAATACCTAATCGCTCAACACCAATAACGCCGGCCGGATCTCAAAGCGCACGTAATCTTGCGCAACACTGTACGGCGTGTCAGCTTTGTGTATCTGTATGTCCTAATCAGGTTTTACGTCCTTCGGATAATCTGGAGAAATTAATGCAGCCCGAAATGTCGTATGAACGTGGCTATTGTCGTCCGGAATGTACCCGATGTTCAGACATTTGTCCAACAGGTGCTATCCGTTCTGTTACTAAAGCTGATAAATCGGCTATTCAGATAGGTCATGCCGTGTGGATAAAGAAAAATTGTGTAGTTAGCAGAGATGGCGTTGAATGTGGAAACTGTGCCCGTCACTGTCCTGTTGGTGCTATACAAATGATTCCGATTGATGCAAAGAATAAGGATTCACTTAAAATACCTGCTGTTAATACCGAACGTTGTATTGGCTGCGGTGCATGCGAGAATCTTTGTCCAGCTCGTCCGTTTAGTGCAATATATGTAGAGGGGCACGAAATTCACCGGACTGTATAA